A genomic stretch from Telopea speciosissima isolate NSW1024214 ecotype Mountain lineage chromosome 7, Tspe_v1, whole genome shotgun sequence includes:
- the LOC122668909 gene encoding uncharacterized protein LOC122668909 isoform X1, with product MKKMTKLKPETVTLMLVNLAAIMERADESLLPAVYKEVGAALHTDPTGLGSLTLFRSIVQSCCYPLAAYLAINHNRAHVIALGAFLWAAATSLVAFSSTFFQVAVSRALNGIGLAIVIPSIQSLVADSTIDTNRGTAFGWLQLTGHLGSIIGNLCSILLASTSFMGIPGWRISFHLVAMVSVVVGILVRIFANDPRFSEDGTKASEPNLHKPTTSAVKLLIQEAKLVMKIPSFQIIVAQGVTGSFPGSALSFVPLWLELIGFSHKETAFLMSIYVVAVSLGGLFGGKMGDILSKHFPNSGRIVLSQISSGSYIPLAAVLFLALPYDPSTAFMHGLVLFVMGLFVSWNAAATNNPIFAEIVPEKSRTSIYALDRCFETILSSFAPPVVGILAQHFYGYKPAAKGASKSVEVERDRENAASLAKALYMAIGISVTLCCLIYSFLYRTYPRDRERALMHALIESEMQQMESDNPPAGVEYAEVCFLESDEQYEKEKSVIDMVYGVEDVDLDDTDEMTLLPINSKFSNLEE from the exons atgaagaagatgacgaaGTTGAAACCAGAGACAGTAACATTGATGCTGGTGAACCTGGCGGCAATCATGGAGAGAGCAGACGAGTCACTGCTACCTGCTGTGTACAAAGAGGTTGGGGCCGCCCTCCACACTGACCCAACTGGTCTAGGATCCCTCACCCTCTTCCGATCCATTGTGCAATCCTGCTGCTACCCACTCGCAGCCTACCTCGCCATCAACCACAACAGAGCCCACGTGATTGCCCTGGGCGCCTTCCTCTGGGCCGCTGCGACCTCCCTCGTCGCCTTCTCCTCCACTTTCTTTCAG GTGGCAGTCTCAAGAGCTTTGAATGGGATTGGACTGGCCATTGTTATACCTTCCATTCAGTCCCTTGTTGCTGACTCAACCATTGACACCAACCGTGGTACAGCTTTTGGATGGCTACAGCTGACTGGCCACTTAGGTTCAATCATTGGAAACCTATGCTCAATTCTGTTAGCTTCGACATCATTCATGGGGATCCCCGGTTGGAGAATCTCTTTCCATCTAGTTGCAATGGTGAGTGTTGTTGTAGGTATTTTGGTCCGCATATTTGCCAATGATCCAAGATTTTCAGAGGACGGTACTAAAGCTAGTGAACCAAATCTTCATAAGCCCACAACGTCAGCAGTGAAGTTGCTAATTCAGGAAGCCAAGTTAGTGATGAAAATTCCATCTTTCCAGATAATTGTAGCACAGGGTGTAACAGGATCGTTCCCTGGATCAGCTTTGTCATTCGTACCACTGTGGTTGGAGCTCATTGGTTTTTCTCACAAAGAAACCGCTTTTCTTATGAGCATATACGTGGTTGCTGTATCTCTTGGAGGGCTATTTGGAGGAAAGATGGGGGATATCCTTTCCAAGCATTTCCCCAACTCTGGAAGGATAGTTCTATCGCAGATAAGCTCAGGATCATATATCCCACTGGCAGCAGTGCTGTTTTTAGCTCTACCCTATGACCCGTCCACTGCTTTCATGCATGGTTTGGTCTTGTTCGTCATGGGGTTGTTTGTATCATGGAATGCTGCAGCTACAAACAA TCCAATATTTGCAGAGATCGTTCCTGAAAAGTCACGTACAAGTATCTATGCACTGGATCGATGTTTTGAGACCATATTGTCATCATTTGCTCCCCCTGTAGTTGGGATTCTGGCTCAACACTTTTATGGTTATAAACCAGCTGCCAAGGGAGCCAGCAAGTCTGTTGAAGttgaaagagacagagagaatgCTGCATCATTAGCCAAGGCACTTTATATGGCGATAGGAATTTCGGTGACACTGTGTTGCCTAATCTACTCCTTTCTCTATCGCACCTACccaagagacagagagagagcaTTGATGCATGCATTAATAGAATCAGAGATGCAGCAGATGGAATCAGATAATCCTCCTGCTGGAGTGGAATATGCTGAAGTTTGCTTCTTGGAATCAGATGAGCAATATGAGAAGGAAAAATCTGTGATTGATATGGTCTATGGTGTGGAGGATGTTGATCTTGATGACACTGATGAGATGACCCTGCTTCCCATTAACTCAAAATTCTCTAATTTAGAGGAATAA
- the LOC122669442 gene encoding uncharacterized MFS-type transporter YwfA-like has protein sequence KLKSETVTLMLVNLAGIMERADESLLPGVYKEVGVALHTDPTGLGSLTLFRSIVQSLCYPIAAYLAIHHNRAHVIALGAFLWAAATFLVGFSSTFFQVAISRALNGIGLAIVTPAIQSLVADSTDDTNRGIAFGWLQLTGNLGSIIGNLCSVLIASTSFMGIPGWRISFHLVGMVSVVVGILVCLFANDPRFAEGGSKASDSGPHKPTISAFKLLIQEAKSVMKVPSFQIIVAQGVAGSFPWSALSFAPMWLELIGFSHTQTAFLMSMFVVAGSLGGLFGGKMGDILSKPFPNSGRIVLSQISSGLAIPLAAVLLLALPDDPSTAFMHGLVLFIMGLSISWNTPATNYPIFAEIVPAKSRTSVYALDQSFESILASFAPPVVGFLAQHFYGYEPAPKGASKSVEVERDRENAASLAKALYLAIGIPMSLCCLIYSFLYCTYPRDRERASMHALIELEMEQMESDNPPAGVEYTEVCFSESDEPYRSEKAMIDMVYGAEDVNLTTLMRSPCFSPTEISQI, from the exons aaGTTGAAATCAGAAACAGTAACATTGATGCTTGTAAACCTGGCGGGGATCATGGAGAGAGCAGACGAGTCACTGCTCCCAGGTGTTTACAAGGAAGTTGGGGTCGCCCTCCACACTGACCCAACTGGCCTCGGCTCTCTCACCCTCTTCCGATCTATTGTGCAGTCCCTCTGCTACCCAATCGCAGCCTACCTCGCCATCCACCACAATAGAGCCCACGTTATCGCCCTCGGTGCTTTCCTCTGGGCGGCCGCTACCTTCCTTGTCGGCTTCTCCTCCACTTTTTTTCAG GTGGCAATCTCAAGAGCTTTGAATGGGATTGGACTGGCCATTGTTACACCTGCCATTCAGTCCCTTGTAGCTGACTCAACTGATGATACCAACCGTGGTATAGCTTTTGGATGGCTACAGCTGACTGGAAACTTAGGTTCAATCATTGGAAACCTATGCTCAGTTCTGATAGCTTCAACATCATTCATGGGGATCCCTGGTTGGAGAATCTCCTTCCATCTAGTTGGAATGGTGAGTGTTGTTGTAGGTATTTTGGTCTGCCTATTTGCCAATGATCCACGATTTGCAGAGGGCGGTTCTAAAGCTAGTGATTCAGGTCCACATAAACCCACAATATCAGCATTTAAGTTATTAATCCAGGAAGCCAAGTCAGTGATGAAAGTTCCATCTTTCCAGATAATTGTAGCACAGGGGGTGGCAGGATCGTTCCCATGGTCAGCTTTGTCATTTGCCCCTATGTGGTTGGAGCTCATCGGATTTTCCCACACACAAACAGCTTTTCTTATGAGTATGTTTGTGGTTGCTGGTTCTTTGGGTGGGCTCTTTGGAGGAAAGATGGGGGATATCCTTTCCAAGCCTTTCCCCAACTCTGGCAGGATAGTTCTATCGCAGATAAGCTCAGGATTGGCTATCCCACTGGCTGCAGTGCTGTTGTTGGCTCTTCCTGATGACCCCTCCACTGCTTTCATGCATGGTTTGGTCTTGTTCATAATGGGATTGTCCATATCATGGAATACTCCCGCTACAAACTA TCCAATATTTGCAGAGATCGTTCCTGCAAAATCACGTACAAGTGTCTATGCTCTGGATCAGTCTTTTGAGTCCATATTGGCATCCTTTGCTCCCCCTGTAGTTGGGTTTCTAGCACAGCACTTTTATGGTTATGAACCAGCTCCCAAGGGAGCCAGCAAGTCTGTTGAAGttgaaagagacagagagaatgCAGCATCATTAGCCAAGGCACTTTATTTGGCAATAGGAATTCCAATGAGTTTGTGTTGCCTAATCTACTCCTTTCTCTATTGCACCTACccaagagacagagagagagcaTCGATGCATGCATTAATAGAATTAGAGATGGAGCAGATGGAATCAGATAATCCTCCTGCCGGTGTGGAATACACTGAAGTTTGCTTCTCTGAATCAGACGAGCCATATAGGAGCGAAAAAGCCATGATTGATATGGTTTACGGTGCAGAGGATGTTAATTTGACGACACTGATGAGAAGCCCCTGCTTCTCACCAACTGAAATTTCTCAAATTTAG
- the LOC122668909 gene encoding uncharacterized MFS-type transporter YwfA-like isoform X2, which translates to MKKMTKLKPETVTLMLVNLAAIMERADESLLPAVYKEVGAALHTDPTGLGSLTLFRSIVQSCCYPLAAYLAINHNRAHVIALGAFLWAAATSLVAFSSTFFQVAVSRALNGIGLAIVIPSIQSLVADSTIDTNRGTAFGWLQLTGHLGSIIGNLCSILLASTSFMGIPGWRISFHLVAMVSVVVGILVRIFANDPRFSEDGTKASEPNLHKPTTSAVKLLIQEAKLVMKIPSFQIIVAQGVTGSFPGSALSFVPLWLELIGFSHKETAFLMSIYVVAVSLGGLFGGKMGDILSKHFPNSGRIVLSQISSGSYIPLAAVLFLALPYDPSTAFMHGLVLFVMGLFVSWNAAATNKDRS; encoded by the exons atgaagaagatgacgaaGTTGAAACCAGAGACAGTAACATTGATGCTGGTGAACCTGGCGGCAATCATGGAGAGAGCAGACGAGTCACTGCTACCTGCTGTGTACAAAGAGGTTGGGGCCGCCCTCCACACTGACCCAACTGGTCTAGGATCCCTCACCCTCTTCCGATCCATTGTGCAATCCTGCTGCTACCCACTCGCAGCCTACCTCGCCATCAACCACAACAGAGCCCACGTGATTGCCCTGGGCGCCTTCCTCTGGGCCGCTGCGACCTCCCTCGTCGCCTTCTCCTCCACTTTCTTTCAG GTGGCAGTCTCAAGAGCTTTGAATGGGATTGGACTGGCCATTGTTATACCTTCCATTCAGTCCCTTGTTGCTGACTCAACCATTGACACCAACCGTGGTACAGCTTTTGGATGGCTACAGCTGACTGGCCACTTAGGTTCAATCATTGGAAACCTATGCTCAATTCTGTTAGCTTCGACATCATTCATGGGGATCCCCGGTTGGAGAATCTCTTTCCATCTAGTTGCAATGGTGAGTGTTGTTGTAGGTATTTTGGTCCGCATATTTGCCAATGATCCAAGATTTTCAGAGGACGGTACTAAAGCTAGTGAACCAAATCTTCATAAGCCCACAACGTCAGCAGTGAAGTTGCTAATTCAGGAAGCCAAGTTAGTGATGAAAATTCCATCTTTCCAGATAATTGTAGCACAGGGTGTAACAGGATCGTTCCCTGGATCAGCTTTGTCATTCGTACCACTGTGGTTGGAGCTCATTGGTTTTTCTCACAAAGAAACCGCTTTTCTTATGAGCATATACGTGGTTGCTGTATCTCTTGGAGGGCTATTTGGAGGAAAGATGGGGGATATCCTTTCCAAGCATTTCCCCAACTCTGGAAGGATAGTTCTATCGCAGATAAGCTCAGGATCATATATCCCACTGGCAGCAGTGCTGTTTTTAGCTCTACCCTATGACCCGTCCACTGCTTTCATGCATGGTTTGGTCTTGTTCGTCATGGGGTTGTTTGTATCATGGAATGCTGCAGCTACAAACAA AGATCGTTCCTGA
- the LOC122666943 gene encoding uncharacterized protein DDB_G0271670-like, with translation MDSCNSGSLQSSSGGDEEYDSRNESISAFLNPAGHVSSISNPSHHHHLPPHHHHQTHLSSSSSSALFEPNLSNYLDAFSRSPPPVSNTPNSMLNFDMVWPRGLRSEPTCTEFPTGGLMSSSSQTQTQPVPGGRVGPFHGSSSMPMPLHPLPPPENGSRPSGSSDQTAPNPVRNSKKRSRASRRAPTTVLTTDTSNFRAMVQEFTGIPAPPFPASPFPRSRLDLFSTASTTMRSSHHLDPSPPSYLLRPFAQKFHPPSFASSASTTTSSSSSSIVDVINASAAAANTTSGGGAPILTASGSSNASNSDLGLTKQTQNLLNMQNPILTFQSLLQSTGPSPPGQPPRYPLANGPVFGTKSQESLPIPSNDSSQLRMGTTVMENFTIGGQSWNGAQRW, from the exons ATGGATTCTTGTAACAGTGGGAGCTTACAGTCCTCAAGCGGTGGAGATGAAGAATATGACTCACGCAACGAATCCATCTCTGCTTTTTTGAATCCAGCCGGCCACGTCTCTTCCATCTCAAACCcctctcaccaccaccacctaccacctcaccaccaccatcaaacCCACCTTTCATCATCGTCTTCTTCAGCTCTGTTTGAACCAAATCTATCGAATTATCTCGATGCCTTCTCGAGATCGCCGCCACCAGTTTCAAACACACCAAATTCGATGCTAAATTTCGACATGGTGTGGCCCAGAGGCCTAAGATCTGAACCCACTTGCACCGAATTCCCTACCGGCGGTCTGATGAGTTCCTCTTCCCAGACTCAAACCCAACCAGTCCCGGGTGGTCGAGTTGGCCCTTTCCACGGTTCATCATCGATGCCAATGCCATTGCATCCACTACCACCACCGGAGAACGGCTCAAGGCCTTCAGGTTCATCGGACCAAACCGCACCCAACCCAGTACGTAACTCGAAGAAACGATCCAGAGCTTCTAGAAGGGCACCTACCACTGTTCTCACCACCGACACGTCCAACTTCAGGGCTATGGTGCAAGAGTTTACAGGGATCCCTGCGCCTCCCTTTCCGGCGTCGCCATTCCCTCGAAGCAGACTTGATCTTTTCAGCACCGCTTCCACCACCATGAGATCCTCCCATCATTTAGATCCTTCCCCTCCGTCTTACCTTTTACGCCCATTTGCACAGAAGTTTCATCCACCTTCATTTGCTTCTTCAGCTTCTActaccacttcttcttcttcttcttccatagttGACGTGATTAatgcttctgctgctgctgctaacACCACTAGCGGCGGCGGTGCTCCAATTTTGACCGCCTCGGGTTCTAGTAATGCTTCCAATTCAGACTTGGGCCTCACGAAACAGACTCAAAATCTACTAAACATGCAGAACCCAATCCTCACGTTCCAATCTCTGCTACAATCTACTGGTCCTTCTCCTCCTGGTCAACCTCCAAGGTACCCATTAGCCAATGGACCAGTTTTTGGCACGAAATCACAAGAATCATTACCGATTCCATCGAACGATTCATCTCAGCTTAGAATGGGAACCACGGTAATGGAAAATTTCACAATAGGTGGTCAATC ATGGAATGGGGCTCAACGATGGTGA